The following are encoded together in the Cryptomeria japonica unplaced genomic scaffold, Sugi_1.0 HiC_scaffold_278, whole genome shotgun sequence genome:
- the LOC131074741 gene encoding berberine bridge enzyme-like A: MNKIPSTALPFPQRKGTLFNIQYKVACTNRSVDDRYIEWMRKLYKYMEPYVSHSPRAAYVNYLDLDLGSPFNGNASVEEVRAWGERYFHHNYDRLVKAKTQVYPKN, translated from the coding sequence ATGAACAAGATACCATCGACTGCATTGCCGTTTCCTCAGCGGAAGGGGACACTGTTCAACATTCAGTATAAGGTAGCCTGCACCAACAGAAGTGTGGATGATCGCTACATTGAATGGATGAGGAAGCTTTACAAATACATGGAGCCTTATGTGTCCCATTCCCCAAGGGCTGCGTACGTGAACTATCTCGACCTTGATCTGGGTAGTCCCTTCAACGGGAATGCTTCAGTTGAAGAGGTGAGAGCTTGGGGTGAGAGGTATTTTCATCACAATTACGATAGGCTTGTCAAGGCAAAAACTCAGGTGTATCCCAAAAACTAG